cgatatccagataaatgtcaataaatcttgttgagtcatctcgtcaataaagagaaaacacttctCTTTATTGTTCTTTAACTTCAaatccgtatttccgctattatccactagatggcgatcttacccaacttaaacactgacgcattcactcaacactaaaaacaccgTGTacgttttgatcaggctctgaatctgatctcttacaaaaattcttcacaaaaattgaattatcttagcgtttagctgaaaatttaagaggtgataagagaacaaatgaaggtatgatgaaacagttttttttttgttgtttgaaagcggagggtctgttctttcatttgatattttatgtgtatttaaagaagatcattttcctggaaggcattcaattaaaactgggtggcaactttaaGTTAaacatgcttccaagcatatttgatcatcacttcaacagttgcacgatataaatgttaatgtatattttagatgaatgttgatttataaaatacacactacagtctttaatcatattttcattgtgtctgtgCTGTGTCTGTGTTGCTTGGGAACGTCGCTCTGTTGCAGCTACACTCAATTcggaggaactactttgtttggtggaagagtaatatttgtactattaTAACTACaacatatttgtgttttatttgattaaatccCGCAACATATATGtagtaaccattttataaaagcaataagccccgtgaagcagtggtgttacagtgcattttataacaactAAGTGGGTAAAACTGGTAACcaactgcttcttggggcttattgctttaatataatGCTATAATAAGCATTGttgcatgaaaataaataaattatgcaccaaaatattttaaatgtatgctaaatacaagttaattttattaagtatacactctaaaaacaaacggtgctatatagcaccaaaagtggttctttgctcgtaatcatagaagaaccatttttagtgccatatagcacctctgaagcacctgtgtagaaccatatattgctatgtagaaccatatgtggtgctatatggcccctatatggttctacacaggtgctatacAAGTGCTttaccggtgctatatggcactaaaaatggttcttctatgattacgagcatagaaccacttttggtgctatatagcaccgtttgtttttaaagtgtactttaaagttaaaatatttgtattttaacattttcaaaccTGTTGCTTACAGGTTTGTAagataaacaaagtttttcttacaatatattttcttggattgaaatatattaattattttaatataaatatatttttattttattaaaaatgttttttaatatataaaaaaaatggccaagctgtgaaaaatattttttgtaaaaatattccaaaatatatttcagcaaatatattttttggccattttttgtatatattgaaatatatttaaaggtgcagtgtgtcatttttaaagGATCTCCGGACAGAAATGCaacataatatacaaaactgcattatcatgggtgtataaagaccttttcaTAATAAATCGTTATGTttgtattaccttagaatgagatgtttttatctacatgcacgaGTGTCCCCTTACGTGAaggttgccattttgtgcaccatgtttctacagaagctcttaacagACAAAAAtttttgtctccgacgatgacatgtttttccagtggcggctactgtagcttctctatgcgtttcaaaagcgaggagtGAGCTGTTGTTTGGATCTatccactagatgctgctaaaatttacacactgcacctttaaaatatatattttgccaTATGGGTGGGGATTAacacatgtttaatataaatacaaatcAAACTTAAATCAGTCTAATATTGCTTTTATTTCGACACTAATGTTCCGCAACACAGAAATGTGCACAGAGACATTAATGTTTCTTGACACATTTTTAAACTCGTCAAAGTTTGTACTATAGTTGAAGTCTAGTGCACTGAGAAACAAACTACTATCCTTACAGTCAGCAGCTATAAAAGGGAATGGTTTCATTTTTACCATCAAAAAAGTAAagtggaaataaaaaacaatttagCAAACAGGATGGGTTGTGTCGTTTTAATATGCGGTCAAAACTGCATACCATGTTAGTTTAAAATATCTGAAGGAAAGAAAAAAAGGAAACCCGACATATACATAAAAACATCAATCAAATTATAATCAGCAAGTATTATTTACCAAGTGTACACTCAGAGACAagtatgcacacacacacacacacacacgtgtgccAGGACTGACTGGCTGGCATCAGTCCAGAGAACAAAGCAGATATTTTCTGTTGGTACAAAATGGGCATTAGACAAAAATAAGAACCAATCTCTATATGCACAAATAATAAACCATCTCTCTTCAAACAAACACACTCGCCAGTATATACAAGAGAGGAGGCAGTTTGGCCACATTAATCTATGgatatttactatggtaaatcTGATGGTATTTACGTCTGTCATAAAAAACAATGATACGtatacaaaatattaaacccAAGCTCTTCTAAAATgatgtgtttttataataaaactgccATTTTCAAGTGTTTCCAAAAAAAGCAttgaatatataaaaaaagtgttttgttgTCGTGAATATATCAGCATTGTGTTCTTAACATGTTGGCAAAGTTTAAACGATGATTTCTACAGAAAAGGGCAAGGCTGTTATATGTATACGCCACAAAAACACATCCAGGTCAAAATTCACCCCAAAATCTTTCATTATTcctctatttatttattttctgataTTGGGGTGAAATGTGAACTGGACGTGTTTATGTGAGATTCAAACGAAAACGAAAATGATAGTGAAAATAAAGTGTCCCCTAGTTCAGCCgtctcatttgcataaagtaagAGAATAATCCTTTGATAAAGTGAGCAACGCACACACGACATTCAATAAACACTAAACCATCATCTTTCAATCCTACAGTGGTACAAGCAAAGAAAAATCTAATCTcgcagtacacacacacacacacatacagtacgtCTCCAGTCTGTCAAAGACGTGTGATGGATAGCACGCTTGGTCAAATATACACTTAAATGATTTTGATAGCTTTCATCCGCCGTTAGAAAGACACATTAAAGCACGGCGGAGTCTGGAGACAAACGCAGAAGAGTTCTGTACACTGAATGTGGGCGCGTCCTCTCGTCTCTCTGAACCGTGCTTTCGGACACGACTCCTCTGTGTTGGTGTTTTAGGAGGTGTGTCTCAGTGCAGCAGCTCATCTACCTCGCTCTTCTTTAGCTTGGCATTGTCTCTGACCTCATCGAAGGTGTACGTCTTTATGATCTTACCGTTGCGGAACACAGTGTGCAGCAGGTCCTGCGGGGGAACAAAAATATCAAGATGATTTCAATGGGATTTACTTGATGCTGAAGAACTTTCAGAAACACTTAACATACCTCCCCATACTCCTCCAGATCACCCTTCCCTTCCTCCAGAGTAACAAAGTCACCGTTTGGTGTCCTGTGAAGAGAAAGGCGTCCCTTCTTTGACCTTTTGTTGGGGTCGGCAACAGGATCTTTGAAGACGTTAACCTGCAAAAAATGTTAGAAATTAGAACTGAGCTTTTCTGGGTGTGAATAAATATAATGGATTCATAAAACCACACTTACACCCAATCCATTGGTCACCACGTAACTGCACTTGAAAGAGCAGTTGAGCAGATCTCGGGTCAGTTTCTGCAGCAAAGCTCCCCCGGAGCCAAACGCGATGTTCTCGATGCTCCACCTGTGTTGTTTCATGCCTTCCACAATCTGTTTCGGTACAAAATGAGCTTAAAGAGTTAATAGGGGCTGTTTATaactggtattaagatgcgttttttGTCAATCAGATCAAAAGTGGACGAGCTTCTGACAGATCACATGACAGGGCGTACACACCTCCTGTAAAGTGTTGATGTCCACGCCGTCGCCCTGAATCACTCTGATGTAGGGTGGAAGCACCTTGTAGCCTTTGGAGTTCTCAATAGGGAGGAATTTCTTCCCTAAAATCTCTAGGACCTGGGAAATGAGTCATAATGAATGTGATGTAACAAGAAAGTCAcacaaataacattttttagTTTTGGGATAAAAGCTAGAGTCTGCTTTCAAGGATATTCTACTAAATTGTTTGAATACTTTTATTTACTTGcctaaaaaaaactgaaagatTCAAATCTgaacaccttagttaacttcaaattcaaggacctttcaaagactttccaggtccaataatCTCATATTTAAGGAtgaaatgtggggacacatttcaagttagagcaaggttacattgtgttaccttataagatacattgttacagttccctttcgagggaattcattctgcgtcactgcggtgacactttgtggaagcctccaggggtaagtgcgtctgaatgtgtatatcaaattcaaccaatggtgaggcttaacaacaaagacagggtgacgcgggagccaggaagtatatcgctatctgaaatattgccaaagacggcgttacagggacgcagaaagtatggcaagggagacgcagcgtctcgttcccttctcagggaacaacagttacatatgtaaccctagacgttttcatttgtcaaacacaactatgcaaaaaaagcattttggtatgaatcaacattcgcatacagaagatataaacatttaaagccaacagtttagcacgtgtgcttaaaaagtctagaatttttatgagattgtcctacactacacaggaaataatgttttttttttcttgcataaaatagattcaagcacttttaatgacctgtatcatgtatgtatattttccaaaaacttcccagggccttgaattttccccccagattcccAAACTTCCAAGGACcggtgggaaccctgtttattACAGGCCTTGTTAAAATTATGGGATGATGCTGATGTCTACCTTTAGCACCGTGTCTAGAGGATTTCCTGAATCTGGTCGGACCACCAGCGGGGCATCCGCGCTCCTCATCTCGATCAGACTCCGGAGGTCCTCACCCCAGATCTTCTCACAGGCGTTGTAGATGTCGTAGCTGTCGCTGACGATGGAGACGGGCACATTGGGGAACTGCTTGATAATGTGCTCGAAAGCGTCCTTCTCGTGGTCCTTTCCCCAAGCAGTGATTGTGCTAAGAGTCAAGCAGGACAGATAAGCGTTTGTATGAAATCAAAAGACCACTGAATtagtaaaatttaaatgaacatcctaTAATAACACATCAACCGTGCATTGCATTTTGAATACCTAAATGATTTCACAGCACTATCCACAAGTACGTGTGTTTATCTCTTAAAATGCTTTAGTGCATCAAGCTATTTCATTACACAACCGATTAACCATCTGGGCTTAGAGCCCAAACCACCATTACTTGTTACTCTAGGATTAAAGTGTAGTGTTTGCTTGTGCATGCGTACAGGCTGGGCATGAAATGTCTTAATGGTAATAACCATCCAAGAAGGAGTGTTGCATTATATAGCAttagaagtaaaaaaaaacactttaacagTTACCGTTAAAGTTCAAGGTCTGAATGACTACACAAAACTAAAAATGATGCAAAATTAAACAATGATGTGGCTTAAAATTCTAATTTTGTGGTACTGATTTGATTTGCTTTAATAGATTTGACACAGTTTATCACAGCAGCCACTAGGGGGCAGCAAAGGAATCATCTTGGGCAAAGTTACTCTGTTTCTCTTCATTGGTAAAGTGCAAAGACAACAGAAAGCATAATCTCCATTAAAGGTTTTGTATGGGACGCTATCCCTtcttatattttaaaagaacacCCATAAACACATACACCAATGTTTAGATACTTATAGCACTTTTAAGCAAAATGAATTAGTGTTTGTGTTTCTACCTGTGTTCTGCAGCTGGTACTGAGAAACCAGGAACTGGGTCTTTGGTGCCGTAGTACTTCTTAATAACGCAGATCCCAGCCACGGTgtctgttcctttaaagtttaCCAAGTGAGCAGATGCACCGATTCCAGCCGTCTGAAATCATGACGGAtgtataaacaaacaaggctTTTGAACAGTATGCGTGTGACGTATTAACAATGAATAAGAGTATTTTTGACAGGGATAAAATCTTTGAATGGTAAAAAGGCATTTAATCCTTAAACTAACCCAGCGTGATTCCAGTAATCTGGGTTGACAGGTGTGGTAGTAAAACCAGATTTGTTGGGTTTGTGTAAGAGCAAACAAACTCTACTAGCGTGTTTAGCACCCGGTTCATCAAATTAAGTATGTACTTTGGCAACTACTAAACACATAACACATAAACATTACCTCTTGAGATGAAACTCCTCTGTAGCCAAAGTCATGGAGTTTATATTCCAGTCCCTCCAGGCTCCCGGACGTCTCCATGAGATATTTGGCCAGAATCTTCTTCTGTTCTCGTGAATTAGTCGCTACGGTGATGGGATACCAGCTCTGAACCAAGATAGTCTGTTGAGAAGACAAAAGTCACCGTCATTGGTCTGCTCTGTTGTTAAGCGTTTATGTATATTCATATGCAGAATGTTGCTTACAATCTGGAAAATATTTCCAGAAGGCTGATTTATACTTCAATGCATCATTGTTCGCTTCGACGTGCAGATCGCTAGTAGTTAGTGTCGACGGTCATGTTACTGG
The sequence above is a segment of the Misgurnus anguillicaudatus chromosome 1, ASM2758022v2, whole genome shotgun sequence genome. Coding sequences within it:
- the nampt1 gene encoding nicotinamide phosphoribosyltransferase, whose protein sequence is MEQHRCAADFNILLATDSYKVTHYKQYPPNTSKVYSYFECREKKEDPSKPRKVKYDKTVFYGLQYILHKYLKGQVVTAEKIQEAKEVYREHFQDDVFNEKGWNYILEKYNGHLPIEIKAVPEGSVIPRGNVLFTVESTDPECYWLTNWVETILVQSWYPITVATNSREQKKILAKYLMETSGSLEGLEYKLHDFGYRGVSSQETAGIGASAHLVNFKGTDTVAGICVIKKYYGTKDPVPGFSVPAAEHSTITAWGKDHEKDAFEHIIKQFPNVPVSIVSDSYDIYNACEKIWGEDLRSLIEMRSADAPLVVRPDSGNPLDTVLKVLEILGKKFLPIENSKGYKVLPPYIRVIQGDGVDINTLQEIVEGMKQHRWSIENIAFGSGGALLQKLTRDLLNCSFKCSYVVTNGLGVNVFKDPVADPNKRSKKGRLSLHRTPNGDFVTLEEGKGDLEEYGEDLLHTVFRNGKIIKTYTFDEVRDNAKLKKSEVDELLH